The following coding sequences are from one Eucalyptus grandis isolate ANBG69807.140 chromosome 11, ASM1654582v1, whole genome shotgun sequence window:
- the LOC104446049 gene encoding probable disease resistance RPP8-like protein 2: protein MAESVVSSVGQTIGKLLIEEAKFLRGVEGKVEDLYRELRLIQCLLRDADARREHNQAVGEWVAQLRDFAYDAEDIIERYTLRVALKKEQYITRACACLAAKCTCVQVHVVGTEIEGLKSSISNLRMSMLAFGAQPANEGDRKWARDLTSKRTYSHFEEDFVGREDSINELVKELLKDGEQYRVISIWGMGGLGKTSLARKVLAQDDMKKNFTGFAWACVSQVYDVRDILVGILIKLIPDQIKKIKDMINQELFEKLYETQKEKRCIVVLDDIWTKGAWDSLQDAFPVENTRSKLLITTRNRDVAEYINPQGIHELQCLSDQESWDLLKKRAFPKTKGLVVEISSDGPGSGQDTIAGQAVEGIAKQSETEGQIPVITQDMKRLGDELLRKCGGLPLAIIVLGGLLAVNEWETVHKKIPLHFNDKSDVPKVLALSYDDLPWHLKPCFLYLGSFLEDGEIPASKVLHLWIAEGFVSLNECDEEREVPIEDVAEQYLVELVNRGMVQVRFNLSGKIKTCHLHDMMRDLCLSKARQESFLSIFNIQQNHETEECSSSMAIKVKSTCKTRRLFLNMSVEGNVIPRAKQIGRTMLHLRTFMVSGFVEGKWKQLQPIFIHCKFLRVLKLEGLHYLRGNLPKSVGDLVHLRFLSLAGSNFKGLPQSFGNLVYMEFLDIHMAPYIKVTVPNVLWKMRRLRYLRLPLQFAVKKIFCEDRRKLRLDTLNNLRILKNFFLKMCDVNDLSNLTNLQKLIIISEQGSNDLKTIPQLAKFNLKHLQSSSFIFTSSSFTEGELSMISSCCHYCKLFLCGKIEKFPEHKNLPQQLGKLVLLWSKLEEDPMRILEKLDHLVVLMLGYNAFLGKEMVCSAGGFPRLKHLELRELDNLEEWRVAEGAMPHLSRLGIGNCLNLRTLPRVVRPYDGSGDFYDQLTKVGWFG from the exons ATGGCCGAGTCTGTTGTTTCGTCCGTGGGGCAGACAATAGGAAAGCTGCTCATCGAGGAGGCCAAATTCTTGAGGGGCGTGGAGGGCAAGGTCGAGGACCTGTATAGGGAGCTGAGGCTGATCCAGTGCTTGCTGAGGGATGCGGATGCGAGGCGAGAGCACAACCAAGCTGTTGGAGAATGGGTCGCACAACTCCGAGACTTTGCCTATGATGCCGAGGACATCATCGAGAGATACACCCTGAGAGTCGCGCTGAAGAAGGAACAATATATCACCAGAGCATGTGCTTGCCTCGCGGCGAAGTGCACGTGCGTGCAGGTTCATGTGGTGGGCACAGAGATTGAGGGCTTAAAATCCAGCATCTCCAATCTTAGAATGAGCATGCTGGCTTTTGGCGCACAACCTGCGAATGAGGGCGATCGCAAATGGGCGAGAGATTTGACGTCGAAACGTACTTATTCCCATTTTGAGGAAGATTTTGTTGGGAGGGAAGATAGTATTAATGAGTTGGTGAAAGAGCTGTTGAAGGATGGAGAACAGTACAGAGTTATTTCTATATGGGGAATGGGTGGTTTGGGTAAAACCTCACTCGCTAGAAAAGTCCTCGCTCAGGATGACATGAAGAAAAATTTCACTGGTTTCGCTTGGGCTTGCGTGTCTCAAGTATATGACGTGAGAGATATTTTGGTAGGAATTCTCATTAAATTGATCCCTGATCAAATTAAGAAGATTAAGGATATGATAAATCAAGAATTGTTTGAAAAACTATACgagacccaaaaagaaaaaagatgtatCGTGGTTCTTGATGATATTTGGACCAAAGGGGCATGGGATAGTCTTCAAGATGCATTCCCGGTCGAGAACACAAGAAGCAAGCTATTGATTACAACTCGCAATAGAGATGTAGCTGAGTATATCAATCCTCAAGGGATCCATGAACTTCAATGCTTATCGGACCAAGAGAGCTGGGATCTCTTAAAGAAGAGGGCGTTTCCCAAAACAAAAG GATTAGTTGTTGAAATTTCTTCTGATGGACCCGGAAGTGGTCAAGATACTATTGCAGGCCAAGCTGTAGAAGGTATCGCAAAACAATCAGAGACAGAGGGACAAATACCAG TAATCACCCAAGACATGAAGAGATTAGGAGATGAACTCCTTAGGAAGTGTGGAGGACTACCCTTGGCTATCATTGTGCTTGGTGGACTTCTGGCAGTCAATGAATGGGAGACGGTTCACAAAAAGATCCCTTTGCATTTTAATGATAAGAGTGATGTACCAAAAGTGTTGGCCTTAAGCTATGACGATCTACCTTGGCATTTAAAGCCATGCTTCCTCTATTTGGGTAGCTTTTTGGAGGATGGCGAAATTCCTGCATCGAAGGTTCTTCATTTGTGGATTGCTGAAGGCTTTGTGTCACTAAATGAATGTGACGAAGAGAGAGAAGTACCGATAGAAGATGTAGCAGAGCAATATTTAGTAGAGTTGGTTAATAGGGGAATGGTTCAAGTACGATTCAACTTGAGTGGAAAGATCAAAACTTGCCACCTCCATGATATGATGCGAGACTTATGCCTATCCAAGGCTAGGCAAGAAAGTTTTCTCAGCATTTTTAATATCCAGCAGAATCATGAAACGGAGGAATGTTCTTCTTCAATGGCAATAAAAGTGAAGTCAACTTGCAAAACACGAAGGCTTTTTCTCAATATGAGTGTTGAAGGAAACGTGATTCCAAGAGCAAAACAAATTGGAAGGACTATGCTCCACCTTCGAACTTTCATGGTCTCCGGATTTGTCGAAGGGAAGTGGAAGCAACTTCAACCAATTTTCATCCATTGTAAGTTTCTCAGAGTTCTGAAACTCGAGGGCCTTCATTACTTGAGAGGAAATTTACCTAAATCAGTGGGAGACCTAGTTCATTTAAGATTCCTAAGTTTAGCAGGAAGTAATTTCAAGGGCTTGCCGCAATCTTTCGGAAACCTTGTATATATGGAATTCTTGGACATTCATATGGCTCCATATATAAAGGTAACCGTGCCAAATGTGTTGTGGAAGATGAGAAGGTTGAGGTATCTTCgtcttcctctccaatttgccgtcaagaagatattttgtgagGATCGGAGGAAGTTGCGGTTGGACACTTTAAATAACCTACGGATAttgaaaaacttttttttgaagATGTGTGATGTGAACGATCTAAGCAATTTGACTAATCTGCAAAAACTGATTATCATCAGCGAGCAAGGCTCTAATGACTTGAAGACAATTCCACAACTtgctaaatttaatttgaaacaTCTGCAGTCCTCGTCTTTCATATTCACAAGCTCTTCATTCACTGAAGGCGAATTAAGTATGATATCAAGCTGTTGTCATTACTGTAAACTATTTCTATGtggaaaaatagagaagtttcCAGAGCATAAGAATCTACCCCAACAACTGGGTAAGCTAGTCTTACTGTGGTCCAAACTCGAAGAAGATCCGATGCGAATATTGGAGAAATTGGATCACTTGGTTGTCCTGATGCTGGGGTATAATGCTTTCTTGGGAAAGGAAATGGTTTGCTCTGCAGGAGGGTTTCCTCGACTCAAGCATTTAGAACTTCGTGAGCTAGATAATTTGGAGGAGTGGAGGGTCGCCGAAGGAGCCATGCCTCATCTTTCCCGATTAGGGATCGGCAACTGTCTCAATTTGAGGACTTTACCTCGAGTGGTCCGCCCGTATGACGGATCTGGTGACTTTTATGACCAGCTTACAAAGGTCGGGTGGTTCGGGTGA
- the LOC104444042 gene encoding protein ABIL2 isoform X3 yields the protein MLKNFLSVSKAKDGGDNKNLRYCVTNEVNGEISAEVYPRNIETSASIVRRRHLATQFPQSSRTGPFSFASTLSNKKAVKRTSPFLFQLTRSSSLADKSTSPNPSNAKKRYPSEPRRSTSMSTHVERNRRTDIELCSSKNKSLFKALLSMRKSRKDSKLYKFLDEK from the exons ATGCTTAAGAATTTTCTTTCAGTTTCAAAAGCTAAAGACGGTGGAGACAACAAAAATCTGCGATATTGCGTGACAAATGAAGTAAATGGCGAAATATCAGCAG AAGTATATCCGAGAAATATAGAGACTTCTGCATCAATCGTCAG GAGACGGCATTTGGCAACCCAATTTCCACAATCCTCCCGAACGGGCCCCTTTTCATTCGCAAGTACCTTGTCCAACAAAAAAGCAG TAAAACGCACCTCCCCATTTCTATTTCAACTCACACGTTCAAGTTCTCTGGCCGATAAATCCACATCTCCAAACCCTTCTAACGCCAAAAAACGA TACCCATCGGAACCCCGAAGATCCACTTCAATGTCTACTCATGTTGAGAGGAACAGAAGAACTGATATCGAGCTATGTTCCAGCAAAAACAAAAGTCTCTTCAAGGCCTTGCTTAGCATGCGGAAGTCAAGAAAGGACAGCAAGTTGTACAAGTTCCTGGACGAGAAATAA
- the LOC104444042 gene encoding protein ABIL2 isoform X2, with the protein MLKNFLSVSKAKDGGDNKNLRYCVTNEVNGEISAVYPRNIETSASIVRRRHLATQFPQSSRTGPFSFASTLSNKKAVKRTSPFLFQLTRSSSLADKSTSPNPSNAKKRVSINEIQCSLAIKLHFLLDMSCGHDLSWPSLLYAHMNIQYPSEPRRSTSMSTHVERNRRTDIELCSSKNKSLFKALLSMRKSRKDSKLYKFLDEK; encoded by the exons ATGCTTAAGAATTTTCTTTCAGTTTCAAAAGCTAAAGACGGTGGAGACAACAAAAATCTGCGATATTGCGTGACAAATGAAGTAAATGGCGAAATATCAGCAG TATATCCGAGAAATATAGAGACTTCTGCATCAATCGTCAG GAGACGGCATTTGGCAACCCAATTTCCACAATCCTCCCGAACGGGCCCCTTTTCATTCGCAAGTACCTTGTCCAACAAAAAAGCAG TAAAACGCACCTCCCCATTTCTATTTCAACTCACACGTTCAAGTTCTCTGGCCGATAAATCCACATCTCCAAACCCTTCTAACGCCAAAAAACGAGTAAGCATCAATGAAATTCAGTGCAGCTTAGCTATTAAGCTTCATTTTTTGTTGGACATGTCTTGCGGACATGACCTCTCATGGCCGAGTCTCTTATATGCCCATATGAACATCCAGTACCCATCGGAACCCCGAAGATCCACTTCAATGTCTACTCATGTTGAGAGGAACAGAAGAACTGATATCGAGCTATGTTCCAGCAAAAACAAAAGTCTCTTCAAGGCCTTGCTTAGCATGCGGAAGTCAAGAAAGGACAGCAAGTTGTACAAGTTCCTGGACGAGAAATAA
- the LOC104444042 gene encoding uncharacterized protein LOC104444042 isoform X4, protein MLKNFLSVSKAKDGGDNKNLRYCVTNEVNGEISAEVYPRNIETSASIVRRRHLATQFPQSSRTGPFSFASTLSNKKAVPIGTPKIHFNVYSC, encoded by the exons ATGCTTAAGAATTTTCTTTCAGTTTCAAAAGCTAAAGACGGTGGAGACAACAAAAATCTGCGATATTGCGTGACAAATGAAGTAAATGGCGAAATATCAGCAG AAGTATATCCGAGAAATATAGAGACTTCTGCATCAATCGTCAG GAGACGGCATTTGGCAACCCAATTTCCACAATCCTCCCGAACGGGCCCCTTTTCATTCGCAAGTACCTTGTCCAACAAAAAAGCAG TACCCATCGGAACCCCGAAGATCCACTTCAATGTCTACTCATGTTGA
- the LOC104444042 gene encoding protein ABIL2 isoform X1 has product MLKNFLSVSKAKDGGDNKNLRYCVTNEVNGEISAEVYPRNIETSASIVRRRHLATQFPQSSRTGPFSFASTLSNKKAVKRTSPFLFQLTRSSSLADKSTSPNPSNAKKRVSINEIQCSLAIKLHFLLDMSCGHDLSWPSLLYAHMNIQYPSEPRRSTSMSTHVERNRRTDIELCSSKNKSLFKALLSMRKSRKDSKLYKFLDEK; this is encoded by the exons ATGCTTAAGAATTTTCTTTCAGTTTCAAAAGCTAAAGACGGTGGAGACAACAAAAATCTGCGATATTGCGTGACAAATGAAGTAAATGGCGAAATATCAGCAG AAGTATATCCGAGAAATATAGAGACTTCTGCATCAATCGTCAG GAGACGGCATTTGGCAACCCAATTTCCACAATCCTCCCGAACGGGCCCCTTTTCATTCGCAAGTACCTTGTCCAACAAAAAAGCAG TAAAACGCACCTCCCCATTTCTATTTCAACTCACACGTTCAAGTTCTCTGGCCGATAAATCCACATCTCCAAACCCTTCTAACGCCAAAAAACGAGTAAGCATCAATGAAATTCAGTGCAGCTTAGCTATTAAGCTTCATTTTTTGTTGGACATGTCTTGCGGACATGACCTCTCATGGCCGAGTCTCTTATATGCCCATATGAACATCCAGTACCCATCGGAACCCCGAAGATCCACTTCAATGTCTACTCATGTTGAGAGGAACAGAAGAACTGATATCGAGCTATGTTCCAGCAAAAACAAAAGTCTCTTCAAGGCCTTGCTTAGCATGCGGAAGTCAAGAAAGGACAGCAAGTTGTACAAGTTCCTGGACGAGAAATAA